In Desulfobaculum bizertense DSM 18034, the genomic stretch ACATAACTTCAAGCGAAGCTGGCGTTATTCGCGGCATTCTTGAAAAAACCCGTGAAGTTATGGAAAACCTGAATGCGATTACTACAGACGTGAAGGAAAACCCCTCACGCCTCTTCCTCGGGGCACCGCCCTCCAAGCTTAACCCGGAGAAATTGCCGTGATAAAGCATGCAAAACTGCTCACCCTCGTTATGGTCGCAAGCCTCTTCTCCAGCATCCTCCTGCTCTCTGGCTGCACTCCGGCGCTCCAGACTGAGGCACCACAGATTCGCCGCTATGCCTTGCTCCCGAAGCATCCAGCACCAGCAGCAAATCCGCACAAAGGCGTTCTTCAAGTGCGACCCGTCAGCGTCTCGCCCATGTTTAACAGCCTCTCTTTTATCTATCGTAGCAGCGATCAGGGATATGCAGAGGATTATTACAACCAGTTCCTCTCCAGTCCCTCCGGTATGTTTACACAGATTTTCCGCGATGGACTCGGCGCCTCTCGCGCTTTCTCTACCGTGCTCCCCGATGGCTCCACTCTCGCACCAGACTTCACCCTCGAATGTGTCGTCACTGCGATGTATGCCGACTTTCGCAATCCAGACAAAGCGCAGGCCGTTCTCGAGCTTCAGGCTTTTCTCATCGATCGCCGTGGCTCAGAATTCCGCCCCATTATGCGCAAAGATTATTCGCTTCTCTCTCCCCTCCCCGAAGCGAACGCCCAAGGCTATGCTCAGGCTCTCGAAGCAACTGCGGCTCAGGCCTTACAGGCCATTGCCAACGACCTAAGCGCTATCAGCCTCGCTCCTGTGAAGTAGCAAGGGGCGGGGGTGTTTTATTGGGGCACTGCCCCAAGCCCGTAAGGGCTTTTGGGGGGATGGGGGTACGAGACTCCGTCTCGTGCTCTGCAAGGGGCGCCGCCCCTTGACCCCGCCCAAGGACGAGGCCCTTGGGAATCCCGATTTCGCCCGAAATTAAAGGGGACCGAAATGTGATGAGAGCTACGCTCTCCTCTCCATTTCGGTCCCCTTTTTTTCGGCCTAATTAACTGGGCGTGTGTTCTTTTTCTTTGCGCTCCAACCCTTTCTTTCTGAACGCGAGCGTTCAAAAAGAAAATGGCGGCGAACTCGCAGAAGAGAAAGAAGCTCTTTACGCCATTCTCACCCAAGTTTGAATTTCATTCA encodes the following:
- a CDS encoding ABC-type transport auxiliary lipoprotein family protein; the protein is MIKHAKLLTLVMVASLFSSILLLSGCTPALQTEAPQIRRYALLPKHPAPAANPHKGVLQVRPVSVSPMFNSLSFIYRSSDQGYAEDYYNQFLSSPSGMFTQIFRDGLGASRAFSTVLPDGSTLAPDFTLECVVTAMYADFRNPDKAQAVLELQAFLIDRRGSEFRPIMRKDYSLLSPLPEANAQGYAQALEATAAQALQAIANDLSAISLAPVK